The following are encoded together in the Phenylobacterium sp. NIBR 498073 genome:
- a CDS encoding GAF domain-containing protein, whose amino-acid sequence MAEAFNELTLPTAKAERYAALAEEIAAVLDGEPNRTARMASVASMLAATFETFFWTGFYVVDPDKERELVVGPYQGTLGCLRIAFGRGVCGAAAASGQTQLVPDVHAFPGHIACDGRSQSEVVVPVFDAAGALIAVLDVDSDRLAAFDEVDAHWLEKIVRNTFAV is encoded by the coding sequence ATGGCTGAAGCCTTCAACGAACTCACCCTGCCGACCGCCAAGGCCGAGCGCTACGCCGCCCTGGCCGAGGAGATCGCCGCGGTCCTCGACGGCGAGCCCAATCGCACGGCCCGCATGGCGAGCGTCGCCTCGATGCTGGCGGCGACCTTCGAGACCTTCTTCTGGACCGGCTTCTACGTGGTCGATCCGGACAAGGAGCGCGAGCTGGTGGTCGGCCCCTACCAGGGCACGCTCGGCTGCCTGCGCATCGCCTTCGGGCGCGGGGTCTGCGGGGCCGCGGCGGCCAGCGGCCAAACCCAGCTGGTGCCGGACGTCCACGCTTTCCCGGGGCACATCGCCTGCGATGGCCGCTCGCAGAGCGAGGTCGTGGTCCCGGTGTTCGACGCCGCCGGCGCCCTGATCGCGGTGCTGGACGTCGATTCCGACCGGCTGGCGGCGTTCGACGAAGTCGACGCCCATTGGCTGGAAAAGATCGTGCGGAACACCTTCGCCGTCTAG
- a CDS encoding Xaa-Pro peptidase family protein: MTNGIGGSTAQTELADLAPWPNPAPAITRQERLARIARARELMDEIGAEALIIGAGPSLRYFTGVAWGPTERLVAMVLPRQGDLRMICPRFELGSLEAALGVDAELLLWEEHESPYELTARALDGAASLAIDPALPFFVFNGVAKAAPALKLLDGAPVVDGCRMIKSPAELALMSQAKAMTLEVHRRAARILAPGITTGEVRRFIDQAHRALGADNGSYFCAVQFGLASAYPHGLPGEQALEDGQIVLIDTGCQVQGYHSDITRTYVFGEASPEQRKIWELEKQAQAAAFAAVRPGVPCEEIDAVARRVLAAAGLSPDYELPGLPHRTGHGIGLSIHEAPYLVRGDKTPLAPGMCFSNEPMIVIPDSFGVRLEDHFHVTEAGAAWFTAPQPSLDKPFG; this comes from the coding sequence ATGACCAACGGCATCGGCGGCTCGACGGCCCAGACCGAACTCGCAGACCTGGCGCCGTGGCCCAATCCGGCCCCAGCCATCACCCGCCAGGAACGGCTCGCCCGCATCGCCCGCGCCCGCGAGCTGATGGACGAGATCGGCGCAGAAGCGCTGATCATCGGCGCCGGCCCCAGCCTGCGCTACTTCACCGGCGTCGCCTGGGGGCCGACCGAACGGCTGGTCGCGATGGTGCTGCCGCGCCAGGGCGACCTGCGGATGATCTGCCCGCGCTTCGAGCTCGGCTCGCTGGAGGCCGCCCTCGGCGTCGACGCCGAACTGCTGCTCTGGGAGGAGCACGAGAGCCCCTATGAGCTGACCGCACGGGCGCTGGACGGCGCGGCCTCGCTGGCCATCGACCCCGCCCTGCCCTTCTTCGTGTTCAATGGCGTGGCCAAGGCCGCGCCGGCCCTCAAGCTGCTGGACGGCGCGCCGGTCGTCGACGGCTGCCGGATGATCAAGTCGCCGGCCGAGCTGGCCCTGATGTCCCAGGCCAAGGCCATGACGCTCGAGGTCCACCGCCGCGCCGCGCGCATCCTGGCGCCGGGGATCACCACCGGCGAGGTCCGCCGCTTCATCGACCAGGCCCATCGCGCCCTCGGCGCCGACAACGGCTCCTACTTCTGCGCAGTGCAGTTCGGCCTGGCCAGCGCCTACCCGCACGGCCTGCCCGGCGAGCAGGCGCTCGAGGACGGGCAGATCGTGCTGATCGACACCGGCTGCCAGGTCCAGGGCTACCACTCCGACATCACCCGCACCTATGTGTTCGGCGAGGCCTCGCCCGAACAGCGCAAGATCTGGGAGCTGGAAAAGCAGGCCCAGGCCGCGGCCTTCGCCGCCGTCCGGCCCGGCGTCCCCTGCGAGGAGATCGACGCCGTCGCCCGCCGCGTGCTGGCCGCCGCCGGTCTCAGCCCCGACTACGAACTCCCTGGCCTGCCCCACCGCACCGGCCACGGCATCGGCCTGTCGATCCACGAAGCGCCGTATCTCGTGCGCGGCGACAAGACCCCGCTCGCCCCCGGGATGTGCTTTTCCAACGAGCCGATGATCGTGATCCCGGATTCGTTCGGCGTCCGACTGGAAGATCACTTCCACGTTACCGAGGCCGGCGCAGCCTGGTTCACCGCGCCACAACCCAGCCTGGATAAGCCGTTCGGCTGA
- a CDS encoding TonB-dependent receptor encodes MAKALLASASALALVWSTPVWAQSSGGNVIEELIVTAQKREESVQDVPIAVSAFSEQALKSQGIDTAGNLVQSVPNLTFTRRALRTNFQIRGVGAQLVSTGGDDGVGIHHNNVPLTSNRLADAEFYDVERVEVLRGPQGTLYGRNATGGVVNVITNKPSDEFNASITAEFGNYNSIKLQGFVNVPLGEMFQLRAAGFALQRDGYTDNTLNGQDIDDREIWAARVTLGFTPTDNFRGYILWDNFSEDDTRGARKQLCQKDLGLTNVLGVPTGAAQAAFTQGCLPASVYGDNVYGTTNQLSTFTGIIARQIGLQTTDAFAGKTISRNLREIEVYGRPTYRPRTDLYELNLEWDITPELTATSLTSYNENENYTRGDSTGGFSSVPFGITPFTPNGVLNDPQFGVTDRLMSESGGTSHNEQWTQELRLQSNFDGAFNFNVGGIYLDYEATSITYVATNAATAAVRVVQPLAYVDPLRDPDFTGHNYYISLSEYKLESKAAFGELYWQATDDLRVTLGLRYTDDKKWTRGSGSTLFTPGRGPTFTADQEVQFQETTGRLNVDWSPDLSFTDDTLIYASYSKGYKGGGFNPPGVVTLGLNPSYEPEFVNAYEIGTKNTLAGGRLLLNLTGFYYDYQGYQIGRSVNRSVYNENIDAKIWGVEMESIWEPIDNLRLNANIGYLNTEIEKGMVVDTFNRTQDNSAYIYANSTNGGCILNAQGVANLLRVPGGSTLLANFACGGTGSGTSTIRGRLLAAGVAPATADALTNAVYNYGPGVSRFANGAGEGVIQDLSGNDLPNAPEWTVSLGAQYRWELPNGWNATLRGDYYRQSESFMRYNNAFFDNIEAWENVNASLIFANPDIDLNVQLFVKNLLDDDTIVGFDIADENLGATRSVFLLDPRLYGISITKGF; translated from the coding sequence ATGGCCAAAGCCTTGCTGGCTTCTGCGTCTGCGCTCGCGCTTGTCTGGTCCACGCCCGTCTGGGCTCAGTCCTCGGGCGGAAACGTCATCGAAGAATTGATCGTCACCGCCCAGAAACGGGAAGAGTCCGTGCAGGACGTTCCCATCGCGGTGTCGGCCTTCAGCGAGCAGGCGCTGAAGTCGCAAGGCATCGACACCGCCGGAAACCTGGTCCAGTCGGTCCCGAACCTCACCTTCACCCGCCGCGCCCTGCGCACCAACTTCCAGATCCGCGGCGTCGGCGCCCAGCTGGTCTCGACCGGCGGCGACGACGGCGTCGGGATCCACCACAACAACGTCCCGCTGACCTCGAACCGCTTGGCCGACGCAGAGTTCTACGATGTTGAACGGGTCGAGGTGCTGCGCGGACCGCAGGGCACGCTCTACGGTCGCAACGCCACCGGCGGCGTGGTCAACGTCATCACCAACAAGCCGTCCGACGAGTTCAACGCCTCGATCACCGCCGAGTTCGGCAACTACAACAGCATCAAGTTGCAGGGCTTTGTGAATGTGCCGCTCGGCGAGATGTTCCAGCTGCGCGCCGCCGGGTTCGCTCTCCAGCGCGACGGCTATACCGACAACACCCTGAACGGCCAGGACATCGACGACCGCGAGATCTGGGCCGCACGGGTCACCCTGGGCTTCACCCCGACCGACAACTTCCGCGGCTACATCCTGTGGGACAACTTCTCTGAGGACGATACCCGCGGCGCCCGCAAGCAGCTGTGCCAGAAGGACCTTGGCCTCACCAACGTGCTCGGCGTGCCGACCGGCGCGGCCCAGGCCGCGTTCACCCAGGGCTGCCTGCCCGCCTCTGTCTATGGCGACAACGTCTACGGAACGACCAACCAACTCTCGACCTTCACCGGCATCATCGCCCGGCAGATCGGCCTGCAGACCACCGACGCCTTCGCCGGCAAGACCATCTCGCGCAACCTGCGCGAAATCGAGGTCTATGGCCGCCCGACCTACCGGCCGCGCACCGACCTCTACGAGCTGAACCTCGAATGGGACATCACCCCCGAGCTCACCGCGACCTCGCTGACCAGCTATAACGAGAATGAGAACTACACCCGCGGCGACTCCACCGGCGGCTTCTCGTCGGTGCCGTTCGGGATCACGCCGTTCACGCCGAACGGGGTGCTGAACGACCCACAGTTCGGGGTCACCGACCGCCTGATGAGCGAGTCCGGCGGCACGAGCCACAACGAGCAATGGACCCAGGAACTGCGCCTGCAGTCCAACTTCGACGGCGCCTTCAACTTCAACGTCGGAGGCATCTACCTCGACTACGAGGCGACCAGCATCACCTATGTCGCCACCAACGCGGCGACCGCGGCGGTGCGCGTGGTCCAGCCGCTGGCCTATGTCGATCCGCTGCGCGATCCGGACTTCACCGGTCACAACTACTACATCAGCCTCAGCGAATATAAGCTGGAGTCGAAGGCCGCTTTCGGCGAGCTCTACTGGCAGGCGACCGACGACCTGAGGGTCACGCTCGGCCTGCGCTACACCGACGACAAGAAGTGGACCCGCGGCAGCGGCTCGACCCTGTTCACCCCCGGCCGCGGCCCCACCTTCACCGCCGACCAGGAGGTGCAGTTCCAGGAGACCACCGGCCGCCTGAACGTGGACTGGTCGCCGGACCTGTCGTTCACCGACGACACCTTGATCTACGCCTCGTACTCCAAGGGCTACAAGGGCGGCGGCTTCAACCCGCCGGGCGTCGTGACCCTCGGCCTGAACCCCAGCTACGAGCCGGAATTCGTCAACGCCTACGAGATCGGGACCAAGAACACCCTGGCCGGCGGCCGGCTGCTGCTGAACCTGACCGGCTTCTACTACGACTATCAGGGCTATCAGATCGGCCGCAGCGTGAACCGCTCGGTCTACAACGAGAACATCGACGCCAAGATCTGGGGCGTGGAGATGGAATCGATCTGGGAGCCGATCGACAACCTGCGGCTCAACGCCAACATCGGCTACCTGAACACCGAGATCGAAAAGGGCATGGTGGTCGACACCTTCAACCGCACTCAGGACAACTCGGCCTACATCTACGCCAACTCGACCAACGGCGGCTGTATTCTCAACGCCCAAGGCGTGGCCAACCTGCTGCGGGTTCCGGGCGGCTCGACCCTGCTGGCCAACTTCGCCTGCGGCGGCACCGGCTCAGGGACCTCGACGATCCGTGGCCGGCTGCTGGCGGCGGGCGTGGCGCCGGCCACCGCAGATGCGCTCACCAACGCCGTCTACAACTACGGCCCGGGCGTCTCGCGCTTCGCCAACGGCGCCGGCGAAGGGGTGATCCAGGACCTCTCCGGCAACGACCTGCCCAACGCCCCGGAGTGGACCGTCTCGCTCGGAGCCCAGTACCGCTGGGAGCTGCCCAACGGCTGGAACGCCACCCTGCGCGGCGACTACTACCGCCAGTCCGAGAGCTTCATGCGCTATAACAACGCCTTCTTCGACAACA